Proteins encoded within one genomic window of Bacillus sp. F19:
- a CDS encoding sensor histidine kinase has translation MSSIFRQMALGAAISFSVLIFLSASFFVMFPLDDWSILWKSEMLDLPFIYFVPAVSLLIGLFLGFLSGIFLRSDIAQLSDGLSQLEQGKYVDGAFSRKSGEFEKIWIHLRNLQKHMTEQTKLSQKLANEKAEEQEKRIQKIVSEERNRLARELHDSVSQQLFAASMMMSAVNESADHRSEADNKQLSMVEQMIHQSQLEMRALLLHLRPAALKGKTLHEGMQELLEELQQKVPMEISWKMEEMKLDKGIEDHLFRILQESVSNTLRHSKAETLEVLFIQRDELILLRVMDDGVGFKVDAAKTGSYGLQNMHERAALLGGTMKIVSFPGKGTKLEVKIPIVRGENND, from the coding sequence ATGAGCAGCATTTTTCGGCAAATGGCTTTAGGTGCAGCCATTTCTTTTTCCGTTCTCATCTTCTTATCTGCCAGTTTTTTTGTTATGTTTCCGCTTGATGACTGGAGCATTTTATGGAAAAGCGAAATGCTGGATCTTCCTTTTATCTATTTTGTTCCTGCAGTCAGTCTTTTAATTGGCTTGTTTCTCGGCTTTCTCTCGGGGATTTTTCTGCGAAGCGATATTGCACAGCTGTCGGATGGACTTTCACAGCTGGAGCAGGGAAAGTATGTAGATGGCGCTTTTAGCCGAAAGTCAGGAGAGTTTGAAAAAATTTGGATTCATCTGCGCAATCTTCAAAAGCACATGACAGAGCAAACAAAGCTTTCTCAAAAGCTTGCAAATGAAAAAGCGGAAGAGCAGGAAAAGCGCATTCAAAAAATTGTTTCCGAAGAGCGCAACAGGCTTGCAAGGGAGCTTCATGATTCAGTTAGTCAGCAGCTTTTTGCCGCATCCATGATGATGTCGGCAGTCAATGAATCAGCTGATCATCGCAGTGAGGCAGATAATAAACAATTAAGCATGGTCGAGCAGATGATTCATCAATCTCAGCTGGAAATGAGGGCCCTTCTTCTGCATCTCAGACCGGCTGCCCTAAAGGGGAAAACGCTTCATGAAGGGATGCAGGAGCTGTTAGAAGAGCTGCAGCAGAAGGTTCCGATGGAGATCTCATGGAAAATGGAAGAGATGAAGCTTGATAAAGGAATTGAAGATCACCTTTTCCGCATTCTGCAGGAATCTGTTTCAAATACACTGCGCCATTCAAAAGCAGAAACACTTGAAGTGCTTTTTATTCAACGGGATGAACTGATTTTGCTTAGAGTGATGGATGATGGAGTAGGATTTAAAGTAGATGCAGCTAAGACAGGAAGCTATGGTCTGCAGAATATGCACGAACGTGCAGCACTGCTTGGAGGCACGATGAAAATAGTGAGCTTCCCCGGAAAAGGAACGAAGCTTGAGGTTAAAATACCAATTGTAAGGGGTGAGAATAATGATTAA
- a CDS encoding response regulator transcription factor: MIKVLFVDDHEMVRIGVSSYLAAQSDIEVVGEADNGFKAIELALELRPDIILMDLVMEGMDGIEATRQIIENWPEAKIIIVTSFLDDEKVYPALEAGATSYMLKTSKASEIANAVRNTFHGQSVLEPEVTGKMMMKMRQKPVHNPHDELTAREMEILLLVAEGKTNQEIADELFIALKTVKTHVSNILSKLGVQDRTQAVIYAFKHSLVQ; this comes from the coding sequence ATGATTAAAGTTTTATTTGTAGATGATCATGAAATGGTGCGGATTGGGGTATCATCCTATTTAGCCGCTCAAAGCGACATCGAAGTAGTCGGCGAAGCTGATAACGGCTTTAAAGCAATCGAACTTGCGCTCGAGCTCCGGCCTGACATTATCTTAATGGATCTTGTCATGGAAGGAATGGACGGGATTGAAGCAACCAGACAAATCATCGAGAACTGGCCGGAAGCCAAAATCATTATTGTCACTAGCTTTTTGGACGATGAAAAAGTGTATCCTGCTCTAGAAGCAGGCGCGACAAGCTATATGCTGAAAACATCTAAAGCAAGCGAAATCGCAAATGCAGTCCGGAATACGTTTCATGGACAATCTGTTCTTGAACCAGAGGTCACTGGGAAAATGATGATGAAAATGCGTCAAAAACCTGTTCATAACCCTCATGATGAGCTGACCGCCAGGGAAATGGAAATTCTGCTGCTCGTTGCAGAAGGAAAAACGAATCAGGAAATTGCAGATGAGTTATTTATAGCATTAAAAACAGTGAAAACACATGTCAGCAATATCTTAAGCAAGCTCGGCGTGCAAGACCGCACACAAGCCGTTATTTATGCATTTAAACATTCCCTTGTACAATAA
- a CDS encoding amidohydrolase family protein — protein MNTFWLKNVRLETGFKKENGEVTGTVAQEFHLKIENGKLKSMTADESEIKNSLPVVDAKGMLMLPSFREMHIHIDKTYYSGPWKACRPITNGIFTRIEEEKELLPKQFPFAQRRAEKMIELLLQNGHTHIRTHCNVEPTSGLKNLEVTVSTLEKYKKFITYEIVAFPQHGLLRSGSVQLIRDAMKNGATHVGGVDPATIDRNIEQSLWTTFDIAAEHNAGIDIHLHEPNSLGAFTFERLADFTKEAKMKGKVTISHAIALGDLEGQPLLDIMNVLKEQEIDITTTVPINRPTIPIPALDQHGLKVSVGHDSLTDHWSPFGTGDTVEKLSILAERFRYIDEFSLNRSWKYASGGVTPLNDAGEQVWPKVGDPADFILVDASCSAEAVARRARIESVYKNGNKADQSCLERNDELEMAEER, from the coding sequence GTGAATACATTTTGGCTGAAAAATGTCAGGCTTGAAACGGGTTTTAAAAAAGAAAATGGCGAAGTTACAGGGACCGTTGCACAAGAGTTCCATTTGAAAATAGAAAATGGAAAATTAAAGTCTATGACAGCAGATGAGAGCGAGATCAAGAACTCTTTACCTGTTGTTGATGCAAAAGGAATGCTCATGCTGCCATCTTTTCGTGAAATGCACATTCATATTGATAAAACGTATTATAGCGGGCCATGGAAAGCGTGCCGTCCTATTACAAATGGCATTTTCACCAGAATAGAGGAAGAAAAGGAATTGCTTCCTAAACAATTTCCATTTGCTCAAAGACGCGCAGAGAAAATGATTGAGCTGCTGCTGCAAAATGGCCATACACATATCAGAACACACTGTAATGTTGAACCAACATCTGGCCTGAAAAATCTTGAAGTAACAGTAAGTACGCTAGAAAAATATAAAAAATTTATAACCTATGAAATTGTTGCCTTCCCTCAGCATGGGTTATTGCGAAGTGGCTCTGTGCAATTAATCAGGGATGCTATGAAAAATGGAGCAACACATGTAGGCGGAGTGGATCCAGCGACAATCGACCGAAATATTGAACAATCTTTGTGGACAACATTTGATATTGCGGCAGAACACAATGCAGGTATAGATATTCATCTCCATGAACCGAATTCATTAGGAGCCTTTACTTTTGAACGTCTTGCTGATTTTACGAAAGAAGCCAAAATGAAGGGGAAAGTGACAATCAGTCATGCCATTGCACTGGGTGATCTAGAAGGTCAGCCTCTCTTAGATATTATGAATGTATTAAAAGAACAAGAAATTGATATTACAACTACTGTTCCGATAAATCGTCCTACTATTCCAATTCCTGCATTAGATCAACATGGATTAAAAGTATCTGTTGGCCACGACAGCCTCACTGATCATTGGTCTCCATTTGGAACTGGGGATACAGTGGAAAAATTAAGTATTTTAGCGGAACGTTTCCGTTATATTGATGAATTTTCATTAAATAGATCTTGGAAATATGCCTCAGGCGGTGTCACTCCTCTTAATGATGCAGGTGAACAAGTGTGGCCGAAAGTTGGGGACCCGGCAGATTTTATCTTAGTGGATGCAAGCTGTTCAGCTGAAGCTGTAGCAAGAAGAGCACGAATTGAATCTGTCTATAAGAATGGGAATAAAGCAGATCAATCTTGCTTAGAAAGGAATGATGAACTTGAAATGGCTGAAGAACGTTAA
- a CDS encoding amidohydrolase family protein translates to MNLKWLKNVKLEVGNQLNEDGLIETKTDLFHIGIKEGRIIERLHHTERISEQAEVIDANGLLVIPTFKEMHNHLDKTYLSLDWKACKPVKNLNERLHFEAQELKELAPTTKQRAMSMIEMILSKGSTHIRTHVNIDPYIGLKNLEGVLEALEEFKGVITADVIAFPQHGLLRDDVPQLMRKAMRNGATMVGGLDPAGIDRSIEKSLYETMEIAAEFNADVDIHLHDGGNAGVYTIDKWMDFVEEANWQNRSAISHAFCIGEVPEVQQKALAERLRENGVSIMSTIPLTKSLPPIELLDAHGVDVHFGCDGFYDSWSPHGNGDVLEKVQKYAQISRRIDEVSLRSTLKWATGGVTALTNKGEYLWPKAEDQANFIFIEAASSAEAVARRPDRKAIMINGEIVYGRLSKLEYSV, encoded by the coding sequence ATGAACTTGAAATGGCTGAAGAACGTTAAATTAGAGGTGGGAAATCAGCTTAACGAAGATGGACTTATTGAAACGAAAACAGATCTATTCCATATTGGGATTAAAGAGGGAAGAATTATAGAGCGACTGCATCATACTGAAAGGATCTCAGAACAGGCAGAAGTGATTGATGCAAACGGATTACTTGTGATTCCAACCTTCAAAGAAATGCATAATCATTTGGACAAAACCTATCTATCTTTGGATTGGAAGGCTTGCAAGCCAGTAAAGAATCTAAATGAACGGCTCCATTTTGAAGCGCAGGAACTAAAAGAACTTGCACCGACGACGAAGCAAAGAGCAATGAGCATGATTGAAATGATCTTATCCAAAGGCTCAACCCACATCAGAACGCATGTAAACATTGATCCTTACATTGGTCTGAAAAATTTAGAAGGTGTTCTTGAAGCACTTGAGGAGTTCAAAGGAGTGATTACTGCTGATGTCATTGCTTTTCCGCAGCATGGATTACTGAGAGACGATGTTCCGCAATTAATGAGAAAAGCGATGAGAAATGGAGCTACAATGGTCGGAGGCCTGGACCCTGCTGGAATCGACCGCTCGATTGAGAAATCATTATATGAAACTATGGAAATTGCTGCAGAGTTTAACGCAGACGTTGATATTCATTTACACGATGGAGGAAACGCTGGGGTCTACACAATAGATAAGTGGATGGATTTCGTTGAAGAAGCGAACTGGCAGAACCGCTCTGCTATCAGCCATGCTTTCTGTATCGGAGAGGTTCCTGAAGTTCAGCAAAAAGCACTTGCAGAACGCTTAAGGGAAAATGGTGTCTCTATTATGTCAACCATTCCTCTTACAAAATCTTTACCGCCAATCGAGCTTTTAGATGCTCATGGCGTAGATGTCCACTTTGGCTGTGATGGTTTCTATGATTCATGGAGTCCTCATGGGAATGGAGATGTGCTTGAGAAGGTTCAAAAATATGCCCAAATTAGCCGCAGAATTGATGAGGTGTCGCTTCGGAGCACGTTAAAGTGGGCAACGGGAGGCGTAACAGCGTTAACAAATAAAGGAGAATATCTGTGGCCGAAAGCTGAAGATCAAGCAAATTTCATTTTCATAGAGGCTGCTTCCTCAGCAGAAGCAGTTGCAAGACGCCCAGATCGGAAAGCCATCATGATAAATGGGGAAATTGTATACGGCAGGTTAAGTAAATTAGAGTATTCAGTATGA
- a CDS encoding DUF2306 domain-containing protein gives MEFFQLFKILHIIGGFAALFVFWIPIVTKKGGKVHRVSGWIYTASMIVVAISAFYMGIYRIFFDANASAELISFSWFLIFIAILSSAAAYYGIRVLRFKNRKDRHRNVLDLIYPLLLLSSGIGMCIYGIVNDVALLTWFPLVGIFLGISQLTYWLTKPRQKMHWWFEHFSGMLACCISTITAFMVFGAPRLLAIESVSILLWFLPTIVITPLIVGLSVFYRKKFKKKAA, from the coding sequence GTGGAGTTTTTTCAATTATTTAAAATACTGCATATTATCGGGGGATTCGCTGCACTATTTGTCTTTTGGATTCCAATTGTAACGAAAAAAGGAGGCAAGGTACACCGGGTATCAGGGTGGATTTATACAGCCAGTATGATTGTGGTGGCTATAAGCGCTTTTTATATGGGCATTTACCGTATTTTTTTCGACGCCAATGCGAGTGCAGAGCTCATCTCTTTTTCATGGTTTTTAATTTTCATTGCGATTTTAAGCTCAGCAGCAGCTTATTATGGAATTCGCGTTCTCCGGTTTAAAAATCGGAAAGATCGGCACAGAAATGTACTCGATCTCATTTATCCATTGCTGCTTCTATCATCAGGAATTGGTATGTGTATTTATGGGATTGTTAATGACGTTGCATTGCTCACATGGTTTCCGCTTGTAGGAATCTTTCTCGGAATTTCTCAGCTGACATATTGGCTTACTAAACCGAGGCAAAAAATGCATTGGTGGTTTGAGCATTTTTCCGGCATGCTTGCCTGCTGTATTTCGACGATCACGGCGTTTATGGTATTTGGAGCTCCAAGGCTGCTTGCGATTGAATCAGTGAGTATTCTATTATGGTTTCTGCCGACAATCGTGATTACGCCTTTAATCGTCGGATTATCGGTTTTTTACAGGAAAAAATTTAAAAAGAAAGCTGCTTAA